The genomic window AAGACACCAAACATTAGTGACACAATTATTAAATGTCAAGTACGTCTACCGTGTTTTGCAGCACAGCTCAAAGCCTGCTAAAAGCTGTGAAAAGTTGGTCAAGTGTGGTAAAAACTGTTAAAGCCTGAGAATACTTGACTTGTGGCATTGAGGGAGGAAGATGCAAGCTtgtgaaaaatacacatttggaATTTCAATTCAATTGAATGCAAGTGTGGtgggaatagttgtttgtctatatgtgccctgtgattggttgggtCAGGGTTAGGGGTCTAACCCCCACCCTGACCAGTGCATGGTGGACCCCGCTTCTCACTCGAAGGATTTGAattgaaattgaatgaatgaaagtggaaGTACATAAACTCATTGCATTTGAgactattttattatatctatccatccatgttctatgcCGCTTCTCCTCGCTCGGTTGGCAGGggtgtgctagagcctatcccagctgaccccgATGAGAGGTGAGGTACGCCGTGGACtggctgccagccaatcgcagggcacgtACAGACAAATACAAAAGATGCGTTACAAACACTAAAATGAAAGAACTTCAGAAGACTATTGTCAATCCCATGTTTGGGTGAATCTCGGTTGCAGTATGCAGTAGGCATgctttgtttatatatatatatatatatatatatatatatatatatatatatactcttgGATCCTTCCAAGAGTATAGAGTTGGTCCACAGCTCCACAACAAGAACCACACCACACTGTTACACCTGAATCTGACTCACACCCAGAGCATCCCTAAGAACCTTAACTCCAGGGCCTTAAGGAACTCCGAGCACATCTCATCCTCCCCCGGAGCCCTGCCACCAAGGAGCTTTTTGACCTCCTGGGAAACCATGAAGTGGCTTCCTCACTGTCGTGTTTCTGTGGGTGTGACGAGGTCTTTGAAGTATTCAATCCACCACTCCACAGCAGCTCAAGTGGAGGTCAGCAGCACACCATCCCCACCATGCATAGTGTACATTAGCAATTGCTAACTTGCTTTTTGCAACTTCAGTTAAAATTGGTGGAATTGAGTTGGACTTTGGGAGACATTCTTTCTTCAATTTGTCACAATCTTTCAAACCCAGACAAACCATCTCTAAGGAGGAAGTGCTTTGTGGGGCTTCTGTGCCATGAGGGTTTTTCACATTGTGCCTGTGAACTGCGAAGTCAAAGGAAACGGCTAACACCTATATTCCAAAAAGGATGATAGAAATGATGTACTGATACATTTCCAGCATCTCTGCTGTGTTCCTCTGCAGGTGTTTGTGTGCAGTGACTCGGTGGAGGCTCGTCATCATATCATGGAGTTAGCCCGCCAGCTACATTTCCATCCGCTAGACATGGGTACACTATCTTCATCTCAGGACATTGAAAATATGCCCTTACGGTTGTTTCCTGGCTGGAAAGGTCCAGTCCTCACCGCTGTCACCCTGTCTGTCTTCTTCTTCGCCTATTCCTTCGTAAGAGATATCATCCACCCTTATCTGAAATACAAACAGAGTGACTTCTACAAGATCCCCATTGAGATGGTCAACCGGACGCTGCCGACTGTGGCAATCACTCTGTTGGCACTGGTGTACCTGGCCGGCCAGATAGCTGCTGCCCACCAACTGTACTATGGCACAAAGTACAGGCACCTTCCACATTGGTTGGAGGGATGGCTGCAATGCCGAAAACAGTTAGGCCTTCTAAGCTTTTTCTTAGCTTCTATCCATGTTCTCTACAGTCTCTGTTTGCCCATGAGGCGGTCTGAGAGGTACCTGCTGCTCAACACTGCTTTTCAACAGGTCAGAAACCATTTGGTGCTAGTGTATCCATTACTATTGTTTGCTTTTCAACCTATATTTCCAAGTCCGTAGCTTGTCTGACTCGCTGTATTAGCATAGAAATGACTCCCTCaaagggctgggcgatatatgcatattttcaaaatatcaaCGTTTACTTTAAGCACCATTATATGGATATAGACTGGCTTTGTGCAGTATCGGAGCAGAAGCAAGACAGACGGCAAGAAATAAGCAGTATCTCATGCTATTGgttgatttatttatgtgtAGCAGACCAAAAACAAAGCCCACTACACTACAAGCATGGAGTCTGTTTTCCAGAGAGAAGATGAGAACGTGGTTGTTTTGATGCGTGGGTGACGGTGTGGTGTCCTTTGCTTGGTTGTCACTGAACATCTTGGATGTTCATAGCAAAGTCCTCAATCCCAATGTGGGAAGTTCTGGATAGTACTTTCTAACTTTGATCCAACACGACAAAACACAACCAACATCAAGGACGTGTCAGAGGTTTTCCCGATGCAATCTGTTCAAACCCCAAGCTAGCAGCCCACCAGCATGGAAGCTGCGCTTTCTTTGAGTCACCACTAATATCCAATGAATGTTTTGTCTTTCTTATAATAAACCACCACAAGCCAGTTGGAGTTGAAAAGACAAATTATGTGAAAAAGATTTCTCAGTGGTGCAATGAAGAAAGGCGAAAGACAGCGATATCAGTGTGTGACTTATGAATTTCTTGTGGCATCATGTTGGATTCAAGCCTGTGAATATTGTCACTCTGGATCCAAGTCTAGTATTCTCGGGGCATCGGATTGATGGCAAGTAGACAGGTTAAAAGGAACCATCCAGAACTTCCCACAATGGCATTGAATACGTTGTTATTCCGCTCAAACTGGATTTTGATAGGAGGACATTGGTCGGGGGGAGTGGCAGTGCAGTAGTAGGTAGGACATTATTCATGGCTTTGTGTCAACATTGCCTGTGTTGGCAGGTCCATTCTAATGTGGAGAATTCCTGGAATGAAGAGGAGGTTTGGAGGGTGGAGATGTATGTTTCCTTTGGGATCATGAGTCTTGGACTCATGTCACTGCTGGCCATTACTTCCATCCCTTCTGTTCACCACACACTCAACTGGAGGGAGTTTGGCTTCATCCAGGTATGAACAGAATATCATCAGGCGTGGGATAttgaggtttaaccaagatgatattGTCGTTACCTATGAGTTGGCATCCATTCCACATGCACGCTGCACTTCTATTTGTTGTGTTCTGATGTTAAAATCTGTTAAAATGAAGAAACATAGAAACTTTGAGAAGTTTATAAGACACtgattttaaatgatgtttatttttttagtgggcaagggggtaaaatggctcttttcatagttaATAAATAGTAAATGGCCCTACGCCAAACAATGAACATGTATTCATCATTCTGACACTGTAAATCAGACAAAATCCCAAATCAATGCTAAGGAGAGTTGTTCCATCACGTTCTTGTGTCTTGGTTCTAGTCCACGCTGGGTTACATCGCTCTGCTCATCGCAACATTCCACGGCTTCTTGTTTGGCTGGAAGCGAGCCTTCGAAGAGGATGCTTACCGCTTTTACATGCCCCCCAGCTTTGTGGTGGCATTGGCACTGCCGTCGTGCGTCATCGCGGGGAAGGTGTTGATGCTGCTTCCATGTGTGGCCCACAAGCTCTACCGGATCCGCCGTGGTTTGGATCAAAGTCCGCATCAGAGCAAAAGCCTGGAGCCTTTTGGCTCAGCAGTCAACATTTCACCAGAGCGAGTCACAATGATGTAATGAGTACGTGTG from Doryrhamphus excisus isolate RoL2022-K1 chromosome 21, RoL_Dexc_1.0, whole genome shotgun sequence includes these protein-coding regions:
- the steap2 gene encoding metalloreductase STEAP2 isoform X1, which codes for MTSVCLEIEAFPPSLDPLKHRRRYSMMISSHNSVSSHHLHDGPAYLLPKINKCGDLPSQPTVAILGSGDFSKCLTVRLLRCGFHVVIGSRYPNQAAQVFPHVVDVTHHEDAVGKANVVILAIHREHYASLLDLKHLLEGKILVDVSNNRRLKQYPESNAEFLSMLLPHSIVVKAFNVISSWAMLQTSPKDASTQVFVCSDSVEARHHIMELARQLHFHPLDMGTLSSSQDIENMPLRLFPGWKGPVLTAVTLSVFFFAYSFVRDIIHPYLKYKQSDFYKIPIEMVNRTLPTVAITLLALVYLAGQIAAAHQLYYGTKYRHLPHWLEGWLQCRKQLGLLSFFLASIHVLYSLCLPMRRSERYLLLNTAFQQVHSNVENSWNEEEVWRVEMYVSFGIMSLGLMSLLAITSIPSVHHTLNWREFGFIQSTLGYIALLIATFHGFLFGWKRAFEEDAYRFYMPPSFVVALALPSCVIAGKVLMLLPCVAHKLYRIRRGLDQSPHQSKSLEPFGSAVNISPERVTMM
- the steap2 gene encoding metalloreductase STEAP2 isoform X2; this encodes MMISSHNSVSSHHLHDGPAYLLPKINKCGDLPSQPTVAILGSGDFSKCLTVRLLRCGFHVVIGSRYPNQAAQVFPHVVDVTHHEDAVGKANVVILAIHREHYASLLDLKHLLEGKILVDVSNNRRLKQYPESNAEFLSMLLPHSIVVKAFNVISSWAMLQTSPKDASTQVFVCSDSVEARHHIMELARQLHFHPLDMGTLSSSQDIENMPLRLFPGWKGPVLTAVTLSVFFFAYSFVRDIIHPYLKYKQSDFYKIPIEMVNRTLPTVAITLLALVYLAGQIAAAHQLYYGTKYRHLPHWLEGWLQCRKQLGLLSFFLASIHVLYSLCLPMRRSERYLLLNTAFQQVHSNVENSWNEEEVWRVEMYVSFGIMSLGLMSLLAITSIPSVHHTLNWREFGFIQSTLGYIALLIATFHGFLFGWKRAFEEDAYRFYMPPSFVVALALPSCVIAGKVLMLLPCVAHKLYRIRRGLDQSPHQSKSLEPFGSAVNISPERVTMM